Proteins encoded within one genomic window of Rhododendron vialii isolate Sample 1 chromosome 1a, ASM3025357v1:
- the LOC131322578 gene encoding uncharacterized protein LOC131322578 translates to MRIRKHAKLAGLSLTATSPSGFASDLTPHGSSYRSHCPHHICQLNQSPWDVLSFPPDSPSSPFQVDGEESNYSANGSSANSLGAVESVASMRISMDKEDKNVNHNKNGIGLGFGNGGTISCCKTVGKGLKCKMEAWKGHSLCQHHLPHQLRVYDSLSAHPSAAAKKLEKPVTGPIRRRGRPRKVQVPPPPPPTVVNPYEFYYYSGFGPRWGRKRGVSHIAKSERVEEMEKEINVRERVPHSSILLSSSEMASDEFDCVEDKKEDEENNANAKKKKKMMRRGRKPIKARSLKSLM, encoded by the exons ATGAGAATCAGAAAACACGCCAAGCTCGCCGGCCTCTCGTTAACCGCCACTTCTCCCAGCGGCTTCGCCTCTGATCTCACACCTCACGGTAGCAGTTATCGCTCCCACTGTCCTCATCACATTTGCCAGCTCAATCAGTCGCCGTGGGACGTTCTATCCTTCCCTCCAGATTCACCTTCTTCTCCTTTCCAA GTGGATGGAGAAGAGAGTAATTATTCTGCTAATGGAAGCTCAGCAAATTCCCTCGGAGCCGTCGAGAG TGTGGCGTCCATGAGAATATCTATGGACAAGGAGGATAAAAACGTCAACCACAATAAAAACGGGATTGGGCTAGGGTTCGGAAATGGCGGGACGATTTCGTGCTGTAAAACCGTTGGAAAGGGCTTGAAATGTAAAATGGAAGCGTGGAAAGGGCATTCTCTTTGCCAACACCATTTGCCTCATCAGTTGAGAGTTTACGACAGCTTGTCTGCCCACCCTTCTGCAGCTGCAAAGAAATTGGAGAAGCCCGTCACTGGCCCGATCCGCCGCCGAGGTCGTCCCAGAAAAGTACAAGTACCGCCCCCTCCCCCTCCCACAGTGGTGAACCCGTACGAATTTTACTACTATTCTGGGTTTGGGCCGCGGTGGGGCAGGAAGAGAGGCGTGTCGCATATAGCAAAATCTGAAAGagtggaggagatggagaaggagATTAATGTTAGGGAAAGAGTCCCACATTCCTCCATATTACTATCATCTTCTGAAATGGCCAGTGACGAATTTGATTGTGTTGAAGACAAGAAGGAGGACGAGGAAAATAATGCGAatgcgaagaagaagaagaagatgatgagaaGAGGGAGGAAACCGATCAAGGCTAGGTCGCTCAAGTCTCTCATGTGA